The genomic segment ACTGCTGAATGCTGCTGCAGATGTTATGGATATTGAGACTAAGCGATTTGCTCTGAGCGCTCCGACAGGTAGTGGGAAAACTCTGGCTTGTATGTCGTTTACCGATGCATTACAAAAAGCTTCCAAACATAGAAGGCGAGTGATCTATTGTTTACCTTATACTTCCATTATCGATCAGAATTTTGATGAGGTAGAAAATGTCTTAAGCCATAATGGAAATGATGCCAAGAATCCGGATATACTGCTGAAACACCATCATTTGGTTGATTTTTCCAGAGAACGCAAGGATGAAGACTATGATTTGCATGCTTATCTAAACGATAATCTGATAGCCAATTCATGGAACTCAGCATGTATTGTCTCAACTTTCGTACAACTGTTTCATTCCCTAATAGGTTCAAGAAACTCATTGGTTCGCAAGCTTCATAATATTGTGAATTCCATAATCCTGCTGGATGAGGTTCAAAGCCTGCCTCCAAAGTATTATCCGCTTCTGCGTTGTTTCTTTAAAGTACTTACAGAGCGATTTGATACTATAATTCTCTCTTGTACTGCCACTCAGCCCTTTATCTTTGAACCTGGCACATTTCATGAATTGAGCCCTTCAAGAATTTTCGAATCGAGTGTGTTCAATAGAGTAAGTTTACAGATATGTACGAATCCTCAAACCCTTGGAGAATTTGCTCAATCTCTAGACTTATCCAATGTTTCCAGCGCCTTATTTGTCATGAACACAAAACAATCAGCCATAGACCTATATAACATACTGAAACAGCGCTTCAGCGATAAATATCAAGTATATTGCCTTACAACTCTCAACATACCATATTGCAGATTAAAACGAATCCAGAAGGTCCGAACAAATCTGAAAAACGGAAAAAGAGTGATATTGGTATCTACTCAACTTGTAGAGGCTGGGGTCGATCTGAGCTTTCAGCGAGTATATAGAGATATAGGTCCGCTTGACTCCATCATTCAAGTAGCCGGCAGATGCAATCGGCATGGAGAATTCGGTGAACTGGGGGGAGTAATGCAAGTAGTAAGTCTGCACAAAGATGGGAAAAAATACAACGCCAATGTATATGATAACTACCTGCTACAAAAGACCGATGAAGCTATATCTGATAGAAAGCAGATTGAAAGTAATCAATTTGCCGATATTATCCAAGAATACTACCGAAGTATACAATTCGGTGCAGAATCTCAAGCTATCATGAAAGCAATTGGAGAACTTAATTACGATCAAAGTAGACGCAACCAGCTGTCAATAAATGAATTTCGACTGATACAGGATCAGTATAATACTGTATCCTTATACATCTTACTTAATGAAGAAGCACAGCAGACTATGGAAGAATTAATATCGGCCAAAGAGATTCTAGATCAAACCAATATAGGAGATGAAGCAATATCCCACGCCCGTCTTGCGATGAAAAAATGCTATCATTTCTTGAGCAAATATCAGCTAAACCTAAGTGAATCAGACATAAAGAACTACAGTATTCAAAACTCATACTTTAACAAATTTAAAGATAAAGTGTATTACATCCCGTTAGTAGATATAGAAAAAGCATATAACTGCGAAACGGGATTTTTGAAGGTACCCTTGGAATCAGGTTCAGTGATGGCATTATAGATGGAACTTCACCTAAATACATACGGCTCTGCTTTACGTAAAAAAGATGACATGTTTGAAGTATTCGTCAACGATAAAAAGCTGAAAGTAGCGCCGCAGAAAATAAGTAGCATAGTGATTTCCAATGCCGTGCAGATCAGCTCGGACGCAATACAATTGGCAATGGATCACAATATTGACGTGGTGATGCTGGATCAATATGGCAATCCTTATGCCAGGGTATGGTTTCCCAAAATTGGCAGCACGGTACTGATTCGCAGGCGCCAATTGGAAATGCTCTCTGATGCTGTGGGCTTAGATTTCATAAAACGCTGGATTTGTCTGAAGATAATGAATCAATACCGATTTGTAAAAACTCTATTCTCAAAAAGGAACTGGATCTCCGAAGAAGATAATCAAAGAATGGAACTGATGCGGAATTATGCGGTTTCCATTTTCAATGCTGATGGCAATCTGGAAGAGCTATCACCGTTAATTATGGGCTTGGAGGGAAGCGCATCGAGAGTGTATTTTTCTTTGTTAGCAATGATGCTACCAGATCCATGGAAGTTTTCAGGAAGAAGTTCAAGGCCTGCTAAAGATGCTTTCAACGCCTTTTTGAACTATGCCTACGGAATTCTGTATTCCAAAACGGAAAAGGCATTGGTGATAGCGGGCTTGGATCCCTACATTGGTTTGTTGCACAGCGATAACTACAACAAGAAGAGCTTTGTCTTCGACTTCATCGAAAACTACAGAATCCTTGCCGATGAACCTGTGTTTTACATGTTTACCAGAAGTAAGTGCAAACCCGAATATCTGGAATCCGTGTACAAAGGAGTAGCCCTTAGTACAGAAGGGAAAAAATTCTTCGCTCCATATTTTTTGGAGTACCTCGATCAGATTATCCGATACAGAAATAAAAACCGAAAACAGATAGATATGATCCAAACTGATGCTCATGCTTTTGCAAACTTCCTGATCGGGAAAAAAGATAACTATCTGGAAGCATCTGTGTGCCGAAAGTTTGAGAACTTCATTAATCCACATACCGGTGATGTGTCTAGCGAGGAGGAGGATTGTTAACCTGGGTAATGTACGACATTGTGAAAGACAAAGCCAGGAATAAAGTGGTTAAATGCTGTGAAAGAGCAGGAATCTACCGGGTTCAATACTCAGTATGGTTGGGAGAAATGAATAAAACTCAGATCAAAGAACTAAGCAGCATGATCGAAGACCTATTAAATCCCGATCAAGACAAAGTATATATTTTCCCCATGTGCCGAGAAGATTTCAACGCCTGCATTTTACTGGGTCAAGCCTTTGAACGAAAACTAATTACCGATGAGATCAAAGCTCTCTTTACCTGACTTATGGATTTTCAATACATTACACCTTCTGAAGTTATGGAGTATATGTACTGCCCAAGGTTTTTGTACTACATGAATGTACTAGGGATAGATCAGCATGAACATCGGAGACACCTTGTCAATAAAGGAAGAGACATTCATAAGTTGAAACTGGTGCAGAATAAAGACTATATCCGGTCACGCATTGGAATAGAAGAGAAGCTTGCCGATGTATATATGAGCTCTCAGAATCTACGTCTAGTGGGAAAAGTAGA from the Candidatus Cloacimonadota bacterium genome contains:
- the cas2 gene encoding CRISPR-associated endonuclease Cas2, with the translated sequence MLTWVMYDIVKDKARNKVVKCCERAGIYRVQYSVWLGEMNKTQIKELSSMIEDLLNPDQDKVYIFPMCREDFNACILLGQAFERKLITDEIKALFT
- the cas3 gene encoding CRISPR-associated helicase Cas3', producing the protein MLISHPASKDNQRKPLHEHLENVAIGCRIRIQRLSLFTRAIDKDTLSKLAFITGLMHDIGKASKAFQKHVRGGNSSAYTKHSLVSALILYEVLSMDTSLGEYSLLAFKAVQRHHGNLSSYGSENLRDGVLLNTTLAIFHDVQEQIIANEDMQSFLNNHGIVMPNLDKSKIKTLLFRLEDFGPLDDAEDAIERFLIQNLLFSVLIDADKHDAARIEQEIDINLKADISFSPQNYLSSLNPGTGELNSIRSKLLNAAADVMDIETKRFALSAPTGSGKTLACMSFTDALQKASKHRRRVIYCLPYTSIIDQNFDEVENVLSHNGNDAKNPDILLKHHHLVDFSRERKDEDYDLHAYLNDNLIANSWNSACIVSTFVQLFHSLIGSRNSLVRKLHNIVNSIILLDEVQSLPPKYYPLLRCFFKVLTERFDTIILSCTATQPFIFEPGTFHELSPSRIFESSVFNRVSLQICTNPQTLGEFAQSLDLSNVSSALFVMNTKQSAIDLYNILKQRFSDKYQVYCLTTLNIPYCRLKRIQKVRTNLKNGKRVILVSTQLVEAGVDLSFQRVYRDIGPLDSIIQVAGRCNRHGEFGELGGVMQVVSLHKDGKKYNANVYDNYLLQKTDEAISDRKQIESNQFADIIQEYYRSIQFGAESQAIMKAIGELNYDQSRRNQLSINEFRLIQDQYNTVSLYILLNEEAQQTMEELISAKEILDQTNIGDEAISHARLAMKKCYHFLSKYQLNLSESDIKNYSIQNSYFNKFKDKVYYIPLVDIEKAYNCETGFLKVPLESGSVMAL
- the cas1 gene encoding CRISPR-associated endonuclease Cas1, which gives rise to MELHLNTYGSALRKKDDMFEVFVNDKKLKVAPQKISSIVISNAVQISSDAIQLAMDHNIDVVMLDQYGNPYARVWFPKIGSTVLIRRRQLEMLSDAVGLDFIKRWICLKIMNQYRFVKTLFSKRNWISEEDNQRMELMRNYAVSIFNADGNLEELSPLIMGLEGSASRVYFSLLAMMLPDPWKFSGRSSRPAKDAFNAFLNYAYGILYSKTEKALVIAGLDPYIGLLHSDNYNKKSFVFDFIENYRILADEPVFYMFTRSKCKPEYLESVYKGVALSTEGKKFFAPYFLEYLDQIIRYRNKNRKQIDMIQTDAHAFANFLIGKKDNYLEASVCRKFENFINPHTGDVSSEEEDC